A window of Bradyrhizobium sp. AZCC 1719 genomic DNA:
CAAGGAAATCGGCAAGCCCGAACTCGGCACCGATCCGCGCTTTGCCCGCAACAAGGACCGTATCGCCAACCGCGAGGCGCTGCGCGCCGAGCTCGCCGCCGTGTTCAGCCAGCACGAGGCCGAACCGCTCTGCAATCGGCTGCTGGCGGCGGGACTGCCGGCGGGCCCGGTGCAGAAGATCGACCAGGCGCTGACCAATCCGCATACGCTGCATCGCGGCGATATTATCGAAAAGGACTGGTACAAGGGCGTCGCCTCCCCGATCCGGCTGGAGCGGACCAAGCCCAGCCTGCGCCGCACGCCGCCGAAATTCAGCCAGCACACATCGGAGGTGCTGGACGAGTTCGGCTACTCGAACGGCGAGATCGAGGCGCTGGTCGCCAAGGGCGCGGTCTGCGGCTCCGAACGCAAGCGCTAAGTCTTCGCGGATTAGAAGGTCGAACTGCCGCCACGCTCGAAATCAGAGCTGCTACGGAGGCAGTCCCGATGACGCCACCCCTCTCCCCAACCCTCCCCCGCAAGGGGGGAGGGTTGGGGAGAGGGGTATGCCCCGGGCGCAACCGGCAGACACATTGCCATGCTGCATCAACAATCTCTAAGCCGCCGCACGCGTCGCAGAAAAATTCCCGCTTCCCCTAAGGTTCACTTCCCCCCTACGATTGGCTCGCTTATACGGTCATTTGCACGTCATCCGGCGCTGTTATCGCGCGAAACGAAGGTGACGACCCCAACCTGGAGGAATTACATGGCATTTCGACAATTCGGCCCAGCCGCGGCAGTCACTGCTGCGCTGGCGTTCGCAACACCTGCCCACGCTGTGACCGAGATCCAGTGGTGGCACGCCATGACCGGTGGCAACAACGACATCGTCAACAAGCTCGCCGAAGAGTTCAACGCCAGCCAGTCCGACTACAAGGTCGTGCCGTCCTACAAGGGCAGCTATCCCGACACCATGAACGCCGGCATCGCGGCGTTCCGCGCCGGCAACGCGCCGCACATCATGCAAGTGTTCGAAGTCGGCACCGCCACCATGATGAGCGCCACCGGCGCCATCAAGCCGGTCTACCAGCTCATGAAGGATGCCGGCGAGCCGTTCGACCCCAAGGCGTACCTGCCGACCATCACCGGCTACTACTCGACCTCCAAGGGAGACATGCTTTCGTTCCCCTTCAACTCCTCGTCGACGGTGATGTGGATCAACAAGGACGAATTGAAGAAGGCGGGTGTCACCGAAATCCCGAAGACCTGGCCCGAAGTGTTCGACGCCGCCAAGAAGCTGAAAGCGGCGGGGCATGCGACCTGCGGCTTCTCCAATGCCTGGGCGAGCTGGGTGCATATCGAGCAGTTCTCGGCCTGGCACAACGTGCCGATCGGCACCAAGGCCAACGGCCTCGACGGTTTCGATACCGAGCTGAAGTTCAACTCGCCGCTGCATGTAAAACACCTGCAGAACCTGGTCGATCTGCAGAAGGACAAGACCTACGATTATGGCGGGCGCACCAGCACCAACGAAGCTCGCTTCGGCTCCGGCGAATGCGCGATCTTCCTGACCTCGTCGGGCTATTACGCGACCGCCAAAGGCACGGCCAAATTCGACTTCACCTCGGCGCCGATGCCCTATTACCCTGACGTTGCCGGCGCCCCGCAGAACTCGATCATCGGCGGCGCGTCGCTCTGGGTGATGGGCGGCAAGAAGCCGGAAGAGTACAAGGGCGTCGCCAAGTTCTTCACCTTCCTGTCGGACACCAACCGCCAGGCCAAGCTGCATCAGGAGTCCGGCTATCTGCCGATCACCAAGGCGGCCTACGAGAAATCGATCAAGGACGGCTTCTATGAGAAGAACCCGACCCTGCAGACTCCCTTGAAGGAACTCACCAACAAGGAGCCGACCGAGAATTCGCGCGGCCTGCGCTTCGGCAACATGGTGCAGATGCGCGACCTCTGGTCCGAGGAGATCGAGGCGGCGCTGGGCGGCAAGAAGTCTGCGAAGGAAGCCCTCGATGCGGCCGTCTCCCGGGGCAATGCGATGTTGCGCACCTTCGAGAAGACTGCCAAGTAGGCGAAGCTGAACCAGACTACCGGCGCTCCCTCCTGCAATGCGGGAGGGAGCGCTTGCATCACCGGGAAGACCGCGACGCCTGAATGGAAAAGTCCACCGTCTTCAACAACCGCCTGCTGCCTTATCTGCTGCTGCTGCCGCAGCTTGTCATCACGGTTGTCTTCTTCTATTGGCCGGCAAGCCAGGCGATCTGGCAGTCCTTCCTGCGCGAGGACGCGTTCGGCCTGGTCTCCGAATTCGTCGGGCTGGAAAATTATCAGGCCCTGTTCGCTCAGCCGGAATATTACCGATCGATGCTGACGACGGTGATCTTCTCGACGCTGGTTGCGGCGCTGTCGCTCTCGATCGCGCTGTTGTTCGCAACCCAGGCCGACAAGAATCTGAAGGCCGCGCCCGCCTACAAGACGCTGATGATCTGGCCCTACGCGGTGGCGCCCGCGGTGGCCGGCGTGCTCTGGTTCTTCATGTTCCAGCCTTCGCTCGGCATGCTGGCGCGTCCGCTGCGCGGCATGGGTCTCGACTGGAATCCGCTGCTCAACGAGAACCACGCCATGATGCTGGTGGTAATGGCGTCCGTCTGGAAGCAGATCTCCTACAATTTCCTGTTCTTCCTAGCCGGCCTGCAGGCGATCCCAAGGAGCGTGATCGAGGCCGGTGCCATCGACGGCGCCCGGCCGATGCGCCGCTTCTGGACCATCATCTTCCCGCTGCTGTCGCCGACGACGTTCTTCCTGCTGGTGGTCAACGTCGTCTACGTCTTCTTCGATACGTTTGGCATCATCGACGCCGTCACCGGCGGGGGCCCCGCCGGCGCCACCACCACCATGGTCTACAAGGTCTATGCCGACGGCCGTCTCGGTGGCGACCTCGGCGGCTCGGCGGCGCAGTCGGTGGTGCTGATGGTCATCGTGATCGCGCTGACCGCGATCCAGTTCCGCTATGTCGAACGCAAGGTGCAGTACTGATGGTCGAGCACCGCCCGCTCACCGATTTCATCGCCTACGCGATCCTGACGCTTGGCATATTCATCGTCGCTTTCCCGGTTTATCTCGCGCTGGTCGCCTCGACCCATGATGCGGCGACGGTGGTCGGCGGCCACATGCCGGCTGTGCCCGGCAGCCGCACGTTGGAGAACTATTATCGCGCCATCTTCGTCGGCGGCGCACGCACCAGCCGCGAGCCGGTGGCCAACATGCTGATCAACTCCTTCGTCTCGGCGATCGGCATTGCGGTGGGCAAGATCTTCATCTCGATCCTGTCGGCCTATGCGGTGGTCTATTTCCGATTTCCCTTCCGCAAGACCGCGTTCTGGATCATCTTCATCACGCTGATGCTGCCGGTCGAAGTGCGCATCTACCCGACCTACAAGGTGGTCGCGGATTTGCGCCTGCTCGACACCTATGCCGGCCTGATCCTGCCGCTGATTGCATCCGCCACCGGCACGCTGCTGTTCCGCCAGTTCTTCATGACGGTGCCGGATGAACTCCTGGAAG
This region includes:
- the ugpB gene encoding sn-glycerol-3-phosphate ABC transporter substrate-binding protein UgpB, giving the protein MAFRQFGPAAAVTAALAFATPAHAVTEIQWWHAMTGGNNDIVNKLAEEFNASQSDYKVVPSYKGSYPDTMNAGIAAFRAGNAPHIMQVFEVGTATMMSATGAIKPVYQLMKDAGEPFDPKAYLPTITGYYSTSKGDMLSFPFNSSSTVMWINKDELKKAGVTEIPKTWPEVFDAAKKLKAAGHATCGFSNAWASWVHIEQFSAWHNVPIGTKANGLDGFDTELKFNSPLHVKHLQNLVDLQKDKTYDYGGRTSTNEARFGSGECAIFLTSSGYYATAKGTAKFDFTSAPMPYYPDVAGAPQNSIIGGASLWVMGGKKPEEYKGVAKFFTFLSDTNRQAKLHQESGYLPITKAAYEKSIKDGFYEKNPTLQTPLKELTNKEPTENSRGLRFGNMVQMRDLWSEEIEAALGGKKSAKEALDAAVSRGNAMLRTFEKTAK
- the ugpA gene encoding sn-glycerol-3-phosphate ABC transporter permease UgpA, producing MEKSTVFNNRLLPYLLLLPQLVITVVFFYWPASQAIWQSFLREDAFGLVSEFVGLENYQALFAQPEYYRSMLTTVIFSTLVAALSLSIALLFATQADKNLKAAPAYKTLMIWPYAVAPAVAGVLWFFMFQPSLGMLARPLRGMGLDWNPLLNENHAMMLVVMASVWKQISYNFLFFLAGLQAIPRSVIEAGAIDGARPMRRFWTIIFPLLSPTTFFLLVVNVVYVFFDTFGIIDAVTGGGPAGATTTMVYKVYADGRLGGDLGGSAAQSVVLMVIVIALTAIQFRYVERKVQY
- the ugpE gene encoding sn-glycerol-3-phosphate ABC transporter permease UgpE, which translates into the protein MVEHRPLTDFIAYAILTLGIFIVAFPVYLALVASTHDAATVVGGHMPAVPGSRTLENYYRAIFVGGARTSREPVANMLINSFVSAIGIAVGKIFISILSAYAVVYFRFPFRKTAFWIIFITLMLPVEVRIYPTYKVVADLRLLDTYAGLILPLIASATGTLLFRQFFMTVPDELLEASRIDGAGPFRFFWDTLLPLSVTTMAALFVIQFIYGWNQYLWPLLITTQDSMQTIVIGIKKMLVTTDELAEWQLAMATAVLAMLPPVAVVIFMQRLFVRGLVQTEK